From one Gadus morhua chromosome 8, gadMor3.0, whole genome shotgun sequence genomic stretch:
- the e2f5 gene encoding transcription factor E2F5 isoform X2 yields MELETMAESVRSSRSNGTPSRHEKSLGLLTIKFVTLLQEAKDGVLDLKLAADSLAVRQKRRIYDITNVLEGVGLIEKKTKNIIQWRGENMGSQSEEVLEQVEILKAEISELEAQERQLDERKAWLEQSIKHLCHDPITCSYPF; encoded by the exons ATGGAACTTGAGACAATGGCAGAGTCGGTGCGCTCGAGCCGGTCGAACGGGACACCGAGCCGTCACGAGAAAAGTTTGGGGCTCCTCACCATCAAGTTCGTCACTCTGCTCCAGGAGGCGAAGGACGGCGTGCTTGATTTAAAACTG GCTGCAGATAGCCTGGCTGTGAGACAGAAGAGGAGGATATATGACATCACCAACGTGCTGGAAGGCGTGGGGCTGATTGAGAAGAAAACCAAGAATATCATCCAATGGAG GGGGGAGAACATGGGCAGCCAGAGCGAGGAAGTGCTGGAGCAGGTGGAGATACTGAAGGCTGAAATCTCAGAGCTGGAGGCCCAGGAGAGACAGCTGGACGAGAGGAAGGCCTGGCTGGAGCAGAGCATCAAACACCTCTGCCACGACCCAATCACATGCTCATATCCTTTTTGA